Part of the Odontesthes bonariensis isolate fOdoBon6 chromosome 15, fOdoBon6.hap1, whole genome shotgun sequence genome, AACGACTACAGAAAGATCAAGAGTCAGAACAGAAACGGAGGTGAGTTGGAGAAGAATGAGATGTTTCCCCTCCTGGAAGCGAAAGGCATCGTGGCAACAGCTTTCAGTGTCATTATGGAACAATGTGTTTGATTTTTGATGCttattttaaggttttattcacgttttttttgtttccaatgTCCCAGTTTTGTGTGATAAGGAGTTCAGGGCTCTGAGTAGAAAGAACCTGACGACTCCATCTGTAATTTGCTTTGTTTATGCCAATGAGAAGCTTCACAAACGTGAATATATGTGATGCTGCTCAGAACTTGGCCCAGGATCAGGTTCCAGGTGGTAATAAATGTTTAAACTTCACTGAAACCCTGACGatgatgatgtgtgtgtgtgcagagttTGAGCTGATGCACGTTGACGAGTTCATCGACGATCTTCTTCACGCAGAGCGGATCTGCGACATCATCCTTCCTCGCCTTCAGGTGCGTTAGCGCCCTGTTCCTGAAGCCTGCTGGGCAGGGTCAGAccattaaaggagaattccagcatttttacaaacatatcccatctcttggagacccaggaaagttggccaaagggaaaaacgcgagaaattttcatgcccgctgcacaaagttgtccgattgcgctgatttccatgaaagcgggctctattgggcaagcgtttaacctttcctgaggctcttaacgtgtatcaaaatactttttatcgAATTGGCCGTAGTGTCTGTAGTAATACAATTCagcccaggggctaaccataccgttagctagcacagacattatacattttgagatttcaaaaacagcgcacctacctctctcagcttccgtgttccacaggcgtgcgcacaaattaatcgccgaagtcatacactatagtattccaaaattgtcgtGCAATACAATGTCCACATCTGCACCACCATGTCTCCCCAATGCGTGACCCGGCAGCAGCTCCTCGCTGCATCTTGTGCCAACAACTCTTCATCAGTGTATTCTGGTTCAAAAAGATAACCCCGACCATCAAACTCGTCAAactcttccattccaacatcagaatctgacCAACTATCCATCTcgaaattgcttccaataaaatcccgagggttcgtatctcccgcagctgaataataataataataataataataataataataataaggtgcgctccttccagcagtcatgtgacacgtcatgacatcacggcgaaaatgggtgttgaaacgagtcagctgttcgataggaaacaataacaaagatGGCAATGTGCAGTTCGGTTCCCaagggtcgtttttggtggacaaaaagaccattttggaatactatatatatactatactatactatatatatatatatatatatatatacactatactatagtgtatgacttcggcgattaatttgtgcgcacgcctgtggaacacggaagctgagagaggtaggtgcgctgtttttgaaatctcaaaatgtataatgtctgtgctagctaacggtatggttagcccctgggttgaattgtattgctactgacaccacggccaattcgataaaaagtattttgatacacgttaagcgcctcaggaaaggttaaaagcttgcccgatagagcccgctttcatggaaatcagcgcaatcggacaactttgcgcagcgggcatgaaaatttctcgcgtttttccctttggccaactttccttggtctccaacagatgggatatgtttgtaaaaatgccggaattctcctttaaagtcAGGGTTAGACCATTAAAAACATCTTCATACTTCGTACAGAAGAGGCAGGTTCTGGAGGAGGCGGAGATGTTGGACCCACGGATCAGCGCTCTGGAGGAGGACCTGGATGAGGTGGAAAGCAGCGAGGaagaagatgaggaagaagaaaaggtAAAGACCATTAAAGACTGACTTCTTTCTCCAGTCAGAGTGTgttgccccctgctggtcagagGACATAATGCACATTTACAGCACTTCTCAGACCCAAATGATTTTATTTACCATCTGTGATGCATGTATCCAGAtgttgttgatgaaggtagtccggctagttggctggggtttaaaatataaagcgttttgcttctcagaacaataggcgttcaacagagtaatacatttgcatcacaaaatcgttctccaggaaaaagtcagacctcacaatctcttggccctattttctctcccttcgtatcactgcctgctgccgcctgccgacagccggtGCTGCTGCCTGATAAACTTCCAGACTTTATAGTGAATAAAAGCAACGAGTGAGAGATAAAAAGCAGCGTAAAAACTGATAAAAAGACGAGTTAAAAGGGTTGAAACCAAGGTAAAGCAGCAGAAATCCCTCAGAGAGGAGAAGAAGCTTCGATTTAAATTCactagtggtgcaacggatcatcattgatccgtcatccgttcggatcaattatttcggttcggcacacacatgatccgcggattgatttatgaaaaaaaaaaattgtgcgcatgttcagtcctcacacagccgttaccattcctgctagttccagggacagagctactttccacgctctgggtaaaagtctgcaacagttccctcttcaataagcaaacagtcctgtggctcgtttgtgatttattgtcctcagcgtacaacattttttgttttgatcCGTTGCATCCCTAAAATTCACTCCAGATTTAAATTGCTTGGATTAAAACCTTTGAAGCCATCGGACACCCCTGATGAAACATTTTAAACGTCGTCTGCTTAACTTTGTGATTTCCTTCTCTTGCAGCCGGAGCGGCTTCAGACGCCTGAACCTCACAGACGCAGTTACCGTGACAACGACCGACCCCGCCGCTCCCCGTCGCCGCGCTACAGACGCAGCCGCTCGCCCAGACGGTTTGTGTTGTGCTTctactttaaactttaaacgtGAAGAAGACGAGAAAAAACCGAATCTAACTGATTATTTTCCCGACAGGCGCAGCAGATCTCCAAAGAGACGAAGGTACGGCGGCTTTTTCTCTGAATTCCATCACATTAAGACCATTTTTGACACTGTGAATGTGTTTTGGGTGTAGAACAGACTCTCAGTGAGTCTCTTTTTGAGAATcattgaaatgttttgttgctCGCCTTCTCCGGGGAGTCAAACCGAGTCCGAACGGATGCATCAACGCAGCAGGAGATGCGTCACAACAAGGAAAATAATCACAAGAAAAGACGCCAAAACAAGGAAAAAGGAGCTCGGGCTCTAATCGGGGTGTTTGACCCCCTGAAGAAGGCGAGCACCGGGATGAATCCAGGAGGCGCTTTTTCAGAGTTCTGATTGTGTTCTGTTGTACGCTAACAGCCCGTCGCCCCGCAGAGAGCGCCATCGCAGCAAGAGCCCCCGCCGCCACCGCAGCCGGTCCAGAGACAGACGCCACCGCTCCAAATCCCCCGGTAGGTGGAGCGCAGGCCTGACTGGTGCCACAACTACTCCAGAACTTTGCTTTTTCAGGGgccgaaaccgcatactacatactgcatactgcatactacatactgcatactgcatactacatactgcatactgcatactacatactgcatactgcatactacatactgcatactacatactacatactacatactgcatactgcatactacatactacatactccatactgcatactacatactgcatactacatactacatactgcatactacatactgcatactgcatactacatactgcatactacatactacatactacatactgcatactacatactacatactgcatactacatactgcatactacatactgcatactgcatactgcatacttccatactgcatcctcatcgatcagacagtatgcagagcgtttacccacaatgcatctcgctcctgcccgagccgaaatcagccggcctgaagctgatttcccttaagctctaaactctgtaaactttagcaacatttgaaacattttcaggtgagaaagtagtcgtttagatccccaacgtgttgaaaacctgacaaaataccggctgtttacagttttgttcccacgaattcggcgctactaaagctagccgcagtgagcaacgcacttcctgttattttcacaaaagaaaatacccgttgccttttatcatagggaaagccattaccatacaattagtgcttttgttttgaaaacaggaagtgaacctaccctcgttgtagctagcttgaaactgccgttttgacaggaaatgacgatcggcgacgtcacgttacgttgcatcttgggtagtttgagtatgagtagtaacctcatgatgcatacccaacatttcagagaatctagtatgcatccgggaacttaaaaaaagttaaagttagtaggagtagtaggagaagtatgcggtttggaacacagcctctgttTAGTGCTTCAGCGGTGCATCCTGGTCTGTTTCAGCTGGTGTTACAGCACCTCTCTGTGGCCAAATCATGTAACTACAACAAGTAACCGCTGCTGCTAAGAAGGATAAACTgcttttattaagttttatacAAGAACAGGATTAATTACCAGCAGTCCGGAGACGTTGCTGCTAACCAGGAAGctgtatatattatattatatatatgtatatagagagaacacagtaaaaaaaaatctaatatggtcatatttttttaactttttttttacagcagagAGTCAGATTCTGACCATAAATGTGTGGAATCTATAAAGGTTTACATGTCATTAGATTCAGAGATGTTTATGATCCCACTCGGAGTTGAAATGCTGTTGATAACGACAGAAGAGGGAACAGCTGGTGTATGAGTGTAACTGTTTGATTGTCTTGAACCAGGTCACCACAGAAGCCACAGACACCGCAGCCACTCAAAGTCTCCAGAGAGGTGGGTGTTACTAAATGCTTCTGCATGAGCATCCGGCTCACCAATGTGTTCCCACAGCTGGGACAGATGCTGATCAAATCCTGTCTGTGAGACTTCATTTCTCTGCTGCACAGTCAAAGATCACTTTAATTTTAACCAGCATAATTGTACCTTTTAATTACTTTagattagggatgcaccgatatcTGCGGTTTCGTATCGGCCGATTCGATCCAGAAAAACAGCGCAGAGTTCTGGTAACAAACGTTACaaagactgggatcattctGCTGTGCGAGGCAACATCAGACTggacttaaacatttctttcctattttttttttaaaaacaaataaacagatataaatatactgaattacttatttatttatttaattattgtgcaccagtaaaacaatctTAAACCATAGAAATATAGCAAGTGTAACTGGttcagtcagtgcagttagagATTCAAActccaaaataaatattaaataataaaggagctgaaattaGGGAGAAAACAAGAGCTTCACTAGCTTGGTTGGTGGACTTTCAGAATAAATAGCAATCAGCTGTTTATGTAGTTTAATCAGAATTAAACATccatttttacttcttcttctctttatttattacctgctgtaaggATTGCCTGTAAAGGGTTGTAGgaataaagcacatttacataaattacaaaaacatctgaacaaaacaatagcttctccagcttggtttaaaaataaataaatgaataaaaaaataaatcagaggTAGTTCCAGCTTAAAACAGGTTTTTCTCTTGGATGAATGCCAATCCAGTAAGAGAACATTTCCAGGTTTTGCTGTGTTGAGGCTGAAGTCACACACATACTGACACTCAGTCCGTGACCTGCTCAGGCTTCagcttcccttggcaaagcaaatgtgttttaatttataaatacaatacaatcaaatttatttgtagcacatttcatgtacaaacagttcaaagtgctttacataaaataaaagcattgcagcagggagtggaagaagcattaaaaatacataaaagaatataaagagaaacaaattaaataatttaaatgaattaaaaaacaagcaacagtccagataagttcaaagatagcgtgcagatttcatgcatagacacatgagaacagaaatgtttttaacctggatttaaaaatgtctccatttggtgaaagtttaatctccactggcagtttgttccacttgtttgcagcataacagctaaatgctgcttctccatgtttagtctggactctggactggaccagctgacctgagtccttggatctcagagctctgctgggtttatattctaaACGGTGTTCAGATTACAGTCCTGCTGCcgtaatgctggacaggacgaGGGAAAAAACGGATAGAAACATGGGATCGGTGCATCCCGACTTTAGATTCAGCAGATGAAGTTCTGTTTGTGGTTAACGTTAAGTTTTTAATGATAATTAATGTTTCATTTCACCTCACAGGAGTTCCAAAAAGAGTCACAAGAAGAGTCGAAGAGGAAACGAGTGATCTCCATTTTTTGTTTGAACCAGTTTccctctttctttgttttttttctggtccTTTAAATCTTGTTTTAAGGACTTTTTTTATGGCAAGATTTTCAGTTTTGGATGCTCGGGCCACTGCGGTGTCACAGCAGTGTTTCTGGGGTTAAACTTCTCAGATCACTGAGGAACTTTGGATCTACGTGTTCTGTACTTTACACACTCTGACCTGATGTTTGACATTTAAATAAAGACCCTGATTCATGTTAGTTTTTCAGGATGTTTAATCTTGTGGTATTCTGAATTTAAATGTCACAGCTGTGGATGAAGGTAACTTTGATTTAGGGAAAGTTAAAGACAAACTAATCAAATCTATGCACAAATCTGCACAATGATATGGTGATAAAGGTGAGTTGTAGGGTTACGGTTGGAGCAGGATTACTATGGCAACAAtacatcatcagtagggtaaaactaaaactgcgcagaacgcaaagtctgattcaccacgtgcttcagcgtctacaagcaggtttagagtgactttcaacccagttatctcggggtctgaatccgatccaattcttagtcagattaaggtgtctacatgcacttaataactcaatctgattgtaatttagccaataatccgatcctttcagggccatgtgaccccactgagtgatgttaagagtagggctgggcgagttaactcgttattatcatgTTAActtgttgattatttaacgccgataaatatttattatcgcgcattaacgcaggttttattattgtaaaagtctgttgctcacaggcttttattttgtaaaagtctgttgctcacaggcttttattttgtaaaagtctgttgctcacaggcttttattctgtaaaagtctgttgctcacaggcttttattctgtaaaagtctgttgctcacaggcttttattttgtaaaagtctgttgctcacaggcttttattttgtaaaagtctgctgctcacaggcttttattttgtaaaagtctgttgctcacaggcttttattttgtaaaagtctgctgctgtctgctgtggaacaggaaaagaaagtaatcggcggatccaccaaacatggagaagggtacggaacttttactcggccattttcatgttaaagttcttccagacggcggagtcgacagaaccaaagtcatctgtaaacactgccaagttgaattgtcttctcagcgtagtagttccagtctaaaatatcacttaaaggcaaaacacacaactgatagcagcaagtcattcaaggaaacagacagtggagcgaggcttctacataaaaactacagaaagatgctgatgttaaaagtgtgtttgcacaacaaatgttatggcactttcattcatatggcagcacatttaaaataaagctaaatgctaaaagctatacactacttttggatttatttttggattctgcgtacaaatgcgattaatcgcgattaatcagggaaatcatgtgattaattagattaaacattttaatcgttgcccggctCTAGTTAAGAGCACATAAAGACGGGTGAGTGACTTGAAATGGAATAAGAAAAGTGTATGAAAGACTCAAAGATTGAATCCCAGCTGCATTATCCAGCCGTGTTGGTTTCGTCCAGTTTGGGTCAGACGAACATGTTTAAGGTTTGGTTGGACTGACAGAGTGATGTCATTGTGCTGTCTGTAATTCACCACTAAACTCACCTTTTTCTTGTTTATTACGAGCACCCCTGGTTTTATTGACCCCTCCTTCAGTTCCTGCTGCCGTTTATCAGTTTCATGCTGTTGGAGCTTCTGGTTCGGTCCTTTTAGTTATTGATCTTCACTCAGTAAAATTCTTCATCACTTCATGAATACCTGGTTTGGTGTCCTGATAATAAAGTTTATTCAGTGAACAGCTGGAATTTAACAGATGCATCCAGGAAACATCAAATATTCAGACGTGTTAAGTTTTGCATGTTTTATTCACATAAAATGTTTGAATACATAGAACTCTTGTACAGTCTCCAGAAaaagatatttttcatgaacataTTTGTTCAGTAGTGTTATTACAGcttaaaagcagcattttatGCTCTAACTAGTTGCATCTGTTCTGTTTATAAAAGCAGAGACTGAGTTTTGTGTCACACTGCAAAGATTACAGTCTTCTTTCTAAAACTAACACATATCAGACACTCTCCTCTATCTTGAGCTCAGCTGTTAACACACAGAAAAGCTTTCTCTTCAGATTTGGAGACTGTGTCTTTAAGAACTCACTCAGACTCATAATCTTGCAGATTTGCCATGACCTATGACCTcctgtgacaaaagttgaagagcgaggaaaataatttgaagaccgtcagaagcagaaggcttagaggaacgcggcaatgtagtttttatttcaattgaGTGAATGATTTTTAAATagcagcaggttgaacacacttgaagctgatGTTTGAGTACTTCCAAGTTTTACATTGGAGTTAGTGAGATATTTTGAGAGATTGCTCTTGcttcaaggctcatagctgaaattctgtaattgtaagctctttagtagttacattggctgaaagaggacaattattcctacattttaaggtataatttgtttctgtcagttaaactgtatgaaagttataggaatttgtttgaaaaaactgaaaaagtttaaacttatcagcacctactgctgaatgtctcttcataaaaatcaagaaggagcaaaatgttcatgtttttgaaactgtcatatttcaaaattggatgaagattttaaaaagctgaaacaattggtaatagctgaatgtctagtgacccatttaaagtttgaatggtgtctctagctgaaagcatgtagaagtagttaggttggaaagaggaggaagttttagaagagctgaaagcagtttccattcatttgagtGACggaaaaatttgaataaaatttgaatatcttaaaaagtgtaaaaattagaaaaaccaacaataaaagcaggaatgtgctgaaagagctgaacattttgataccaaaattgttgaaatagctgaaagtatgcagaagtagttaggtgccgaaaactggctgaataataactagaaagagctgttcctgcgaaacagcagtgagaatgcttatgagctgaatggggatagctgaccaagctgaaagagctgaaactagttcaattttagcagtaattctgttgctgaggtattggttgaaggaattttgtgactttttttgtgtactaccaagcttaacattggagttagtcagagaatttgagagttTGATCTtggttcaaggctcatagctgaaattctgtaaatgtgagctctttagtagttacattcgctgaaagaggacaagtttacctacattttaaggtataatttgtttctctaagttaaactgtatgaaagttagaggaatttgtttgaaaaaactgaaaaattttaaacttatcagcacgcactcaactgtgtgctcattcatgaAAAccaaggagcaaaatgttcatgtttttgaaactgtcatatttcaaaattggatgaagattttaaaaagctgaaacaattggtCATAGCTGGttgtcttgtgacccatttaaagtttgaatggtgtctctagctgaaagcatgcagaagtagttaggttggaaagaggaggaagttttggaagagctgaaagcagtttccattcaattgaatgacgggaaaatttgaataaaagtagaatatattaaaaagtgtaaaacttagaaacaccaaaaatgaaagCAGGAATGTGCTGAAAGACCCGAACATTTTGATTACaaaattgttgaaatagctgaaagtatgcagaagTAGTTGGGTGCCGAAAACTGgtggaataataactagaaagagctgttcctgcgaaacagctgtgagaacgcttatgagctgaatggggatagctgaccatgctaaaaaaagctgaaaatagttaaATTTTAGCTGTAATTCTGTTGCTGAAgtattggttgaaggaattttgtgatttttttttttctttgtttgtgtaTTACCAAACCTAACATTGGAGTaagtcagagaatttgagagtgtgatctcggttcaaggctcatagctgaaattctgcaaatgtgagctctttagtagttacattagCTGAAAGAGGACACATTTGCCTACATTttgaggtataatttgtttctctaagttaaacttatcagcacgcactcaactgtgtgctcattcatgaaaaccaagaaggagcaaaatgttcatgtttttgaaactgtaatatttaaaaattggatgaagattttaaaaagctgaaacaattggtaatagctgaatgtctcgtgacccatttaaagtttgaatggtgactctagctgaaagcatgcagaagtagttaggttggaaagaggaggaagttttagaagagctgaaagcagtttccattcatttgaatgatgggaaaatt contains:
- the prpf38a gene encoding pre-mRNA-splicing factor 38A, with translation MANRTVKDANSIHGTNPQYLVEKITRTRIYESKYWKEECFGLTAELVVDKAMELKYVGGVFGGNIKPTPFLCLTLKMLQIQPEKDIIVEFIKNEDFKYVRLLGAMYMRLTGTAVDCYKYLEPLYNDYRKIKSQNRNGEFELMHVDEFIDDLLHAERICDIILPRLQKRQVLEEAEMLDPRISALEEDLDEVESSEEEDEEEEKPERLQTPEPHRRSYRDNDRPRRSPSPRYRRSRSPRRRSRSPKRRSPSPRRERHRSKSPRRHRSRSRDRRHRSKSPGHHRSHRHRSHSKSPERSSKKSHKKSRRGNE